Proteins encoded by one window of Gordonia jinghuaiqii:
- a CDS encoding (R)-mandelonitrile lyase produces the protein MKITRSSVDTAKGPGDWFTGDVYIDAVAASPPPSRMSANLVHFMPGARTHWHRHPLSQTVFVTEGVGLCQRRGGPIEVIRPGDRVLFEADEEHWHGAAATRLMVHLAINEGDDAHEVVQWLEPVSDEEYAQAPNVQI, from the coding sequence ATGAAGATCACCCGAAGTTCCGTCGACACCGCGAAAGGGCCGGGTGACTGGTTCACCGGCGACGTGTACATCGACGCCGTCGCGGCCTCGCCGCCACCGTCGCGGATGTCGGCGAACCTCGTGCATTTCATGCCGGGTGCGCGGACGCACTGGCACCGGCATCCGCTCAGTCAGACGGTGTTCGTCACCGAGGGTGTCGGTCTGTGCCAACGTCGTGGTGGTCCGATCGAGGTCATCCGACCCGGTGACCGGGTGCTCTTCGAGGCCGACGAGGAGCATTGGCACGGTGCGGCGGCCACACGTCTGATGGTCCACCTCGCGATCAACGAGGGTGACGACGCCCATGAGGTCGTGCAGTGGCTGGAGCCGGTCTCCGACGAGGAGTACGCACAAGCGCCGAACGTTCAGATCTGA
- a CDS encoding carboxyl transferase domain-containing protein, translating to MFARIAIVNRGEAAMRLIHAVRGLSEETRQPIEVIALHTDVDRNATFVREADVAYDLGPAASRPYLNMKVLEHALLETGADAAWVGWGFVAEDPLFAELCDRIGVTFVGPSADAMRQLGDKIGAKLIAEEVGVPVAPWSRGAVETIDDALAAAAEVGYPLMLKATAGGGGRGIRVITSDDELRDAYERTRDEAARAFGSGVVFLERLVTGARHVEVQVIADGQGTAWALGVRDCSVQRRNQKVIEESASPVLDADQVAELKASAERLAVKVGYRGAATVEFLYHPGDRLFAFLEVNTRLQVEHPITECTTGFDLVRAQLHVASGGRLEGEPPRERGHAIEARLNAEDPDRDFSPAPGRINLLELPAGPGIRVDTGVSEGDTIPADFDSMIAKIIAYGRDREEALGRLRRAVRETRVIIAGGATNKSFVLELLDQPEVIDGSADTGWIDRIRAEGRLVANRHSGIALIAAAIDGYEEEELVERQRLMTTASGGRPQVQHESGRPLDLKLRGVTYRVRVGAIGAHRFRVTIEAPSETRTVDVDLERFDEHAAQLVVNRARYRLITDTHGPVHLVDVDGVTHRVSRDEGGVVRSPAPALVVATPVQAGDEVEAGAPILVLESMKMETVLRAPVRSRVKECAVSVGTQVETGATLMRLEPLADGDEDDVVEEATDVVDLELPGELEIDPHERTTRSQEDLRSQLLGFDVDPNYRTRLLDEYLAVRRAAFDSGRRPLADELELVTVFADLAELSQNRPSSEQLGVEHVHSARENFHTYLQSLDVERDGLPEAFHEQLGRALGHYGVTDLERTPELEAAVFRIFLALQNPNDSVSVISALLLEWLNEPTPREELREAVGTALDRLVAATQVRFPVIADLARGVIYAWYGQPLLLRDRARVYNNVRKQLRYLDENPAAADRNERIDDMVRSTEPLVRLLGQRIERGIADNTVMLEVLTRRYYGNRGLSDIRVQEAGGATFVVAERDAGNIASAAVGFDALAATIGGLAELARDTAAVDADIYLAWEQQPEDFDVLAGTLHDIVATSSLVPQVHRVTITVAGSGDARMHHHVTFRPSATGMVEERLIRGLHPYIAQRMQMERLRKFDLTRLPSSDDEEVYLFRCAARENPSDQRLIAFAQVRDLTAMREQDGRLLTLPTAEAALASCVDSIRRAQRGSSRLSSANRIIMYVWPPIDVDAGILDLIADHIRGTTQGVGLEEVQLIARRRDRDTGELSKVSVHFSVNATGGYDVKVGAPTDEPIEPVDEYRQKVLRAAKRNTVYPYELAAILGDFVEYDLDAEQRLVQVDRPKGRNTAAIVAGVVTTPTDKYPRGVTRVVLLGDPTKSLGALSEPECSRVIGALDLAEQMQVPLEWYALSSGARISMDSGTENMDWVARALKRVVEFTQAGGEINIVVAGINVGAQPYWNAEATMLMHTKGILVMTPDSAMVLTGKQSLDFSGGVSAEDNFGIGGYDRVMGPNGQAQYWAPNLGAARDLLMSHYEHTYVVPGEQTPRRAHSSDPVDRDISDYPHVLAGSDFTTVGHIFSSATNPDRKKPFDIRTVIRAVADQDHQVLERWAGMADAETAVVCDLHLGGIPVCLVGIESREVQRRGFTPTDGPDTYTAGTLFPQSSKKAARAINVASGNRPLVVLANLSGFDGSPESMRKLQLEYGAEIGRAIVNFQGPIVFCVISRYHGGAFVVFSKALNPNMTVLAIDGSFASVLGGAPAAAVVFAGEVAKRVGADSRVRKLEAETAQASGADRSRLNAELADLRQSVRAEKISEIAAEFDSVHSIRRAVEVGSVDAVIRADELRPRIIDAIENSPAWGRRDSEAISS from the coding sequence ATGTTTGCTCGGATCGCCATCGTGAACCGGGGTGAGGCCGCGATGCGCCTCATCCACGCCGTTCGGGGCCTGTCGGAAGAGACGCGGCAGCCCATCGAGGTCATCGCGCTGCACACCGATGTGGACCGCAACGCCACGTTCGTGCGCGAAGCCGACGTCGCCTACGACCTCGGGCCCGCGGCGTCGCGGCCGTACCTGAACATGAAGGTCCTCGAGCACGCACTGCTCGAGACCGGCGCCGACGCGGCGTGGGTCGGCTGGGGTTTCGTGGCCGAGGACCCGCTGTTCGCCGAGCTCTGCGATCGGATCGGCGTCACCTTCGTCGGTCCGTCGGCCGACGCGATGCGTCAGCTCGGCGACAAGATCGGCGCCAAGCTGATCGCCGAGGAGGTCGGCGTGCCGGTCGCGCCGTGGAGCCGTGGAGCGGTCGAGACCATCGACGACGCCCTGGCCGCGGCGGCCGAGGTCGGCTACCCGCTGATGCTCAAGGCGACCGCAGGCGGTGGTGGGCGCGGTATCCGTGTCATCACCAGCGACGACGAGCTGCGCGACGCCTACGAGCGCACCCGCGACGAGGCCGCCCGAGCCTTCGGTAGCGGGGTCGTGTTCCTGGAACGTCTCGTCACCGGTGCACGCCACGTCGAGGTCCAGGTCATCGCCGACGGACAGGGCACCGCGTGGGCGCTCGGCGTCCGCGACTGCTCGGTGCAGCGTCGCAACCAGAAGGTCATCGAGGAATCGGCGTCGCCGGTGCTCGACGCGGACCAGGTCGCCGAGCTCAAAGCATCCGCCGAGCGGCTCGCCGTCAAGGTCGGCTACCGCGGTGCCGCCACCGTCGAGTTCCTGTACCACCCGGGAGATCGGCTGTTCGCGTTCCTCGAGGTCAACACCCGACTGCAGGTCGAGCACCCCATCACCGAATGCACCACCGGCTTCGACCTGGTGCGCGCACAGCTGCACGTCGCGTCGGGTGGTCGCCTCGAAGGTGAGCCGCCGCGCGAGCGCGGGCACGCCATCGAGGCCCGCCTCAACGCCGAGGACCCCGACCGCGACTTCTCCCCCGCCCCGGGCCGCATCAACCTGCTGGAGCTCCCCGCGGGACCGGGAATCCGCGTCGACACCGGTGTCAGCGAGGGCGACACCATCCCCGCCGACTTCGATTCCATGATCGCCAAGATCATCGCCTACGGCCGTGACCGCGAGGAAGCCCTCGGACGCCTGCGCCGCGCCGTGCGCGAGACCCGGGTGATCATCGCGGGCGGCGCCACCAACAAGAGCTTCGTCCTCGAACTCCTCGACCAGCCGGAAGTCATCGACGGCAGTGCCGACACCGGGTGGATCGACCGTATTCGCGCCGAGGGCCGCCTGGTGGCCAACCGGCATTCGGGCATCGCGCTGATCGCCGCGGCCATCGACGGCTACGAAGAAGAGGAACTCGTCGAACGGCAGCGTCTGATGACGACGGCCTCCGGCGGCCGGCCCCAGGTCCAGCACGAGAGCGGCCGGCCACTCGACCTCAAGCTGCGCGGTGTCACCTACCGCGTCCGGGTCGGCGCCATCGGCGCGCATCGTTTCCGGGTGACCATCGAGGCGCCCTCGGAAACCCGCACGGTCGACGTCGACCTCGAACGCTTCGACGAGCATGCGGCGCAGCTCGTCGTCAACCGCGCGCGCTACCGGTTGATCACCGACACCCACGGACCCGTCCATCTCGTCGACGTCGACGGTGTCACCCACCGCGTCAGCCGCGACGAGGGCGGTGTCGTGCGGTCGCCTGCTCCCGCACTCGTGGTCGCCACGCCGGTGCAGGCCGGTGACGAGGTCGAGGCGGGGGCGCCGATCCTGGTGCTCGAGAGCATGAAGATGGAGACGGTGCTGCGCGCGCCGGTCCGTTCGCGCGTCAAGGAATGCGCGGTGTCGGTCGGCACCCAGGTGGAGACCGGTGCCACCCTGATGCGCCTCGAACCGCTCGCCGACGGCGACGAGGACGACGTGGTCGAGGAGGCAACCGACGTAGTCGACCTCGAACTCCCCGGCGAGCTCGAGATCGATCCGCACGAGCGGACCACCCGCAGCCAGGAGGACCTGCGCAGCCAGCTGCTCGGGTTCGACGTCGACCCGAACTACCGCACCCGGCTGCTCGACGAGTACCTCGCGGTTCGCCGGGCCGCGTTCGACAGCGGTCGGCGGCCGCTCGCCGACGAGCTGGAACTCGTCACCGTCTTCGCCGACCTCGCCGAGCTGAGCCAGAACCGGCCGTCGAGCGAACAGCTCGGTGTGGAGCACGTGCACAGTGCCCGCGAGAACTTCCACACCTACCTGCAGAGCCTCGACGTCGAGCGCGACGGACTGCCCGAGGCGTTCCACGAGCAGCTCGGCCGGGCCCTGGGGCACTACGGGGTCACCGATCTCGAACGCACACCGGAGCTCGAGGCCGCGGTGTTCCGGATCTTCCTCGCCCTGCAGAACCCGAACGACTCGGTCTCGGTCATCAGTGCGCTGCTGCTCGAGTGGCTCAACGAACCGACGCCGCGCGAGGAGCTGCGCGAGGCGGTCGGTACCGCGCTCGACCGGCTCGTCGCCGCCACGCAGGTTCGGTTCCCGGTCATAGCGGACCTCGCACGGGGCGTGATCTACGCCTGGTACGGGCAGCCGCTGCTGCTGCGCGACCGTGCCCGTGTCTACAACAACGTGCGCAAGCAGTTGCGCTACCTCGACGAGAATCCCGCTGCCGCCGACCGCAACGAGCGCATCGACGACATGGTGCGCAGCACCGAGCCGCTGGTCCGGCTGCTCGGTCAGCGCATCGAACGTGGGATCGCCGACAACACGGTGATGCTCGAGGTGCTGACCCGTCGGTACTACGGCAACCGCGGGCTGTCCGACATCCGCGTCCAGGAGGCGGGCGGTGCGACATTCGTCGTGGCCGAGCGCGACGCCGGCAACATCGCATCCGCCGCGGTGGGCTTCGACGCGCTGGCCGCGACGATCGGTGGACTCGCCGAGCTCGCTCGCGACACCGCCGCGGTCGACGCCGACATCTACCTCGCGTGGGAGCAGCAGCCCGAGGACTTCGACGTCCTGGCCGGCACGTTGCACGACATCGTCGCCACCAGTTCCCTTGTGCCGCAGGTGCATCGCGTCACCATCACCGTCGCCGGCAGTGGCGATGCACGGATGCACCACCACGTCACGTTCCGTCCGTCCGCGACCGGCATGGTCGAGGAGCGGCTGATCCGCGGACTGCACCCCTACATCGCGCAGCGCATGCAGATGGAGCGGTTGCGCAAGTTCGACCTCACCCGCCTGCCGTCGTCGGACGACGAGGAGGTCTACCTCTTCCGTTGTGCGGCAAGGGAGAACCCGTCCGATCAGCGCCTGATCGCCTTCGCCCAGGTGCGTGACCTCACCGCGATGCGTGAGCAGGACGGTCGGCTGTTGACGCTGCCGACCGCCGAGGCCGCGCTGGCATCGTGCGTCGACTCGATCCGCCGGGCCCAGCGCGGGTCCAGCCGGCTCTCGAGCGCGAACCGGATCATCATGTACGTGTGGCCGCCGATCGACGTCGACGCCGGCATCCTCGACCTCATCGCCGACCACATCCGTGGCACCACACAGGGAGTCGGGCTCGAGGAGGTTCAGCTCATCGCGCGCCGGCGTGATCGCGACACCGGTGAGCTGAGCAAGGTGTCGGTTCACTTCTCGGTCAACGCAACCGGCGGCTACGACGTCAAGGTCGGTGCGCCGACGGACGAGCCGATCGAGCCGGTCGACGAGTACCGCCAGAAGGTGCTGCGAGCCGCCAAGCGGAACACCGTCTACCCCTACGAATTGGCCGCGATCCTGGGCGACTTCGTCGAGTACGACCTCGACGCCGAGCAGCGGCTGGTGCAGGTCGACCGGCCGAAGGGCCGCAACACCGCCGCGATCGTGGCCGGTGTGGTCACCACCCCCACCGACAAGTACCCGCGCGGCGTCACACGCGTCGTGTTGCTCGGTGATCCGACGAAATCGCTTGGTGCGCTGTCGGAGCCGGAGTGCAGCCGGGTGATCGGCGCGCTCGATCTCGCCGAACAGATGCAGGTTCCGCTCGAGTGGTACGCGTTGTCCTCGGGTGCCCGTATCTCGATGGACTCCGGTACCGAGAACATGGACTGGGTGGCGCGGGCACTCAAGCGGGTGGTCGAGTTCACGCAGGCGGGCGGCGAGATCAACATCGTCGTGGCCGGCATCAACGTGGGAGCTCAGCCGTACTGGAACGCCGAGGCGACGATGCTCATGCACACCAAGGGCATCCTCGTGATGACTCCCGATTCGGCGATGGTGCTGACCGGTAAGCAGTCGCTGGACTTCTCCGGTGGCGTGTCGGCGGAGGACAACTTCGGCATCGGCGGTTACGACCGCGTCATGGGGCCCAACGGGCAGGCGCAATACTGGGCGCCGAATCTCGGTGCCGCACGGGATCTTTTGATGTCGCACTACGAGCACACCTATGTGGTGCCGGGGGAGCAGACCCCGCGTCGTGCGCACTCGAGCGATCCCGTCGACCGCGACATCTCCGACTACCCGCACGTGCTCGCGGGCAGTGACTTCACCACGGTGGGACACATCTTCTCCTCGGCCACCAACCCGGATCGCAAGAAGCCGTTCGACATCCGGACGGTGATCAGGGCCGTCGCCGACCAGGACCACCAGGTCCTCGAACGCTGGGCAGGGATGGCCGACGCGGAGACCGCGGTGGTCTGCGACCTGCATCTGGGTGGAATCCCGGTGTGCCTGGTGGGTATCGAGTCACGCGAGGTGCAGCGTCGTGGGTTCACTCCCACCGACGGTCCCGACACCTACACGGCGGGAACGCTGTTCCCGCAGTCGTCGAAGAAGGCGGCGCGGGCCATCAACGTGGCCAGCGGCAACCGTCCGCTCGTGGTGCTGGCCAACCTGTCCGGGTTCGACGGGTCGCCGGAGTCGATGCGCAAACTGCAGCTGGAGTACGGCGCCGAGATCGGACGGGCCATCGTCAACTTCCAGGGGCCCATCGTGTTCTGCGTGATCTCGCGGTACCACGGCGGCGCCTTCGTGGTGTTCTCCAAGGCGCTCAACCCGAACATGACCGTGCTCGCGATCGACGGCTCGTTCGCGTCGGTCCTCGGTGGTGCCCCCGCAGCCGCGGTGGTCTTCGCCGGTGAGGTGGCCAAACGAGTCGGTGCCGATTCGCGGGTGCGCAAACTCGAGGCCGAGACCGCGCAGGCCTCGGGCGCGGACCGGTCCCGGCTCAACGCCGAGCTCGCCGATCTTCGTCAGTCGGTGCGTGCGGAGAAGATCAGTGAGATCGCCGCCGAGTTCGACTCGGTGCACAGCATCCGTCGTGCCGTGGAGGTCGGCTCGGTGGACGCGGTGATCCGCGCCGATGAACTGCGGCCGCGGATCATCGACGCCATCGAGAACTCGCCGGCGTGGGGCCGCCGCGACTCGGAGGCGATCAGCTCGTAG